CGGCGAGCTGGATCGCGCCCACGCCAGCCAGGAGGAGCTCATGCGCTACATGACCGCCGCCAGGAACGAAGGAGCACAGGCCTCATGACCACCACCACGCCCGAGCAGGCCACTGCTCCCGTCCCGCCCCGGCCCGACCTCGTGAAGAAGAAGCGACGCCGGGTCGACATGCGCCAGTACGGCATCCTCGCCGCCCTCGCCGTCATCATCCTCCTGTTCCAGGTCCTCACCGGCGGCCGCCTCCTGTACCCGGGCAACGTCAGCAACCTGATCCAGCAGAACGCCTACGTGCTGATCCTCGCGATCGGCATGGTGATCGTCATCATCGCCGGGCACATCGACCTGTCGGTGGGGTCGATCGTCGCCACGGTCGGGGCCGTGGCCGCACTCTCGATGAACAGCTGGGGCCTGCCGTGGGGTGCCGCCGTCGCCCTGTCGCTCCTCGTGGGTGCTCTGATCGGCGCGTGGCAGGGCTTCTGGGTCGCCTTCGTGGGCATACCGGCCTTCATCGTGACGCTGGCGGGCATGCTCGTGTTCCGCGGCGTGGCCCTGGTGCTGCTGACCGGTGGAACCATCAGCGGACTGCCGCGGGCCTTCAACTCCATCGGGTCCGGCACGCTCCCCTCCACCGGCACACCGGACCTCATCACGCTCGGCATCGGTGCCCTGGCCTCGCTGGCCCTGGTGGTCCAGCAGCTCAAGGGACGCGCGGATCTGCGCCGCCTCAACCTGCCCCGCGAGCGGACCCTGTCCTTCGTCCTCAAGATCGCCATCGCCGTCGTCGCGATCATGTACCTGTGCTACCTGCTCGCATACAACCGGGGCACACCGATCATCCTCGTCATCCTCGCGACGCTCGTGCTGCTCTATTCGTTCCTGCTCTCGCGCACCGTCTTCGGGCGGCACGTGTACGCGATGGGTGGAAACCTCTACGCGGCCATGATGTCCGGCGTGAAGACGAAGTGGGTCAACTTCTTCATCTTCGTGAACATGGGCTTCCTCGCAGGCCTCGCCGGCGTGGTCAGCACGGCCCGTGCCGGCAGTGCTGTGGCGTCCGCGGGCGGAAGCTTCGAACTCGACGCGATCGCGGCCGTCTTCATCGGCGGAGCCGCCGTGCAGGGTGGCGTCGGGACGGTGGTCGGTGCGGTCATCGGTGGCCTCGTCATGGGCGTCCTCAACCAGGGGCTGTCGATCCTCTCGGTCGACGCCGCATGGCAACAGGTCATCAAGGGCCTGGTGCTCCTGCTCGCCGTGGCCTTCGACGTCTACAGCAAGCGCCGCACCGGCCGCTGAGCCGCAGGACCTACCGGCCGGACGGTCGTTCCACCCGGAGCGACCGTCCGGCCGGACCGCGAACGTGAAGCACCACCAGCGCCCCTAGCGCCCGGCGTCGCCGGGAGGGACGTCCGGCCCGCCGTCCGCGCCATCGATCATCTCGACGCCGTCGTCCGGGAAACCGTCCTCGGAGTAGCCGCCGTCGGCGAAGCCCTCCCCGTCGAAGGACAGGGACAGCGACGACCCGTACGCAGGTGGATGACCGCCGGAGTACGGCGGCGCCCCGGGCACCCACCCGAAGGACCCGCCGGGGCCGGCGGGGACGCCCTCCTCCTGGCCCGGGCCGTTGCTCCCGAGCAGGCTCCGCGTCAGCGACGCGCCGTCCGCCATCAGCTCGTCCACGGCGGCAAGCAGATGCCCGTCCGCCACCGAGGTGCCCTGCAGCGCGGCCGCGAGGACGGCGCGGCGCACCAGTTCACGCATGAAGGAGGCCGTCGTGCCCCCGGTGCGCCCGGACGCGGCCCCGA
This genomic interval from Arthrobacter agilis contains the following:
- the mmsB gene encoding multiple monosaccharide ABC transporter permease encodes the protein MTTTTPEQATAPVPPRPDLVKKKRRRVDMRQYGILAALAVIILLFQVLTGGRLLYPGNVSNLIQQNAYVLILAIGMVIVIIAGHIDLSVGSIVATVGAVAALSMNSWGLPWGAAVALSLLVGALIGAWQGFWVAFVGIPAFIVTLAGMLVFRGVALVLLTGGTISGLPRAFNSIGSGTLPSTGTPDLITLGIGALASLALVVQQLKGRADLRRLNLPRERTLSFVLKIAIAVVAIMYLCYLLAYNRGTPIILVILATLVLLYSFLLSRTVFGRHVYAMGGNLYAAMMSGVKTKWVNFFIFVNMGFLAGLAGVVSTARAGSAVASAGGSFELDAIAAVFIGGAAVQGGVGTVVGAVIGGLVMGVLNQGLSILSVDAAWQQVIKGLVLLLAVAFDVYSKRRTGR